The nucleotide window AGCTGGACCGCCCGGTGCTGGCGCTGTGCCCCGGTGCCGAGTTCGGCGAGGCCAAGCGCTGGCCGGCCGAGCACTACGCCACCGTGGCCGATGCGATGATCCGCCAGGGCTGGCAGGTGTGGCTGTTCGGCTCGAAGAACGATCACCCGGTCGGTGAGCAGATTCGCGATCGGCTGATCCCGGGCTTGCGTGAAGAGTCGTCCAACCTGGCCGGCGAAACCTCGCTGGCCGAGGCCATCGACCTGATGTCCTGCGCCCATGCCGTGGTGTCCAACGACTCGGGCCTGATGCACGTGGCCGCCGCGCTGAACCGCCCGCTGGTGGCGGTGTACGGCTCGACCTCGCCGGGCTTTACCCCGCCGCTGGCCGAGCACGTGGAAGTGGTGCGCACCGGCATCGAGTGCAGCCCGTGCTTCGACCGCACCTGCCGCTTCGGCCACTACAACTGCCTGCGCCTGCTGGAACCGGGCAAAGTCATCGCTGCCCTGCACAGCCTGACCGGGCCGGACCTGATCGATACCGTGGCCGAGGTCGACTAAGTGCGGGTACTGATCATCAAGACTTCGTCGCTGGGTGATGTGATCCACACCTTGCCGGCGCTTACCGATGCCGCCCACGCCATCCCGGGCATCCGCTTCGACTGGGTGGTGGAAGAAGGCTTCGCCGAAATCCCCAGCTGGCACCCGGCGGTCGACCAGGTGATCCCGGTGG belongs to Pseudomonas asiatica and includes:
- the waaF gene encoding lipopolysaccharide heptosyltransferase II, whose amino-acid sequence is MRILIIGPSWVGDMVMAQTLFQCLKQQHPDCVIDVLAPEWSRPILERMPEVRQALSFPLGHGALELATRRRIGKSLAGQYDQAILLPNSLKSALVPFFAGIPKRTGWRGEMRFGLLNDVRKLDKARYPLMIERFMALAYAPGAELPQPYPRPSLQIEAQSRDAALAKFGLELDRPVLALCPGAEFGEAKRWPAEHYATVADAMIRQGWQVWLFGSKNDHPVGEQIRDRLIPGLREESSNLAGETSLAEAIDLMSCAHAVVSNDSGLMHVAAALNRPLVAVYGSTSPGFTPPLAEHVEVVRTGIECSPCFDRTCRFGHYNCLRLLEPGKVIAALHSLTGPDLIDTVAEVD